A genomic segment from Montipora foliosa isolate CH-2021 chromosome 9, ASM3666993v2, whole genome shotgun sequence encodes:
- the LOC137969659 gene encoding major facilitator superfamily domain-containing protein 6-like, translating to MDSQGSHRTKFSFVNRSLVPARLFNLFSSAGQASLLPFLPMYFRFIGLTAFQSGILGSAKSLVSFWAFPLLRVVAEKTKKRKLLLLGFLLATVISNISLGLINNTTNFRSYTCNGGQIEESDIYFNISSANGSNPSFLNASTKNTGKITTSDEVNNAPVTSFAEVQSTGNHSKLFNTEITSLKVGDAEIRGFNTTRSFPGVNGDTLTHSNSVATHLVNNSLLSFKQSVDNNFTRLEVQNDWYLLYGFRMDRTFKILLTLVFFCELFSSSSRGISRSLLLDIMQHDKGSRLGNNVWASVGTMLGGGVLILAIGYHRCDFGLQNSFYLHFYIFGCFGALSFVLGAILKEHERKSILCLKFGKTFAYLCCDVNMISFLAVLLVLGMAESLMFNFMMWYLQDIGASITVMATIVVLSAFSEIPMQCLSKRMIRCFGHHWVIFLSLFSYGGRFLYFSYFKNPWLMVPIEVLHGLSYTAVHSACGSYAAVVSLHGTEKTMKVIFSTVYYGFGMGLGGMAVALLYQLYGPTIVFRCAAGVCAIYALVFALLQCILVLPDGDRSHGKLMEYQQINLDGERDFALQADWLMEALREDGEDETHFTK from the coding sequence ATGGATAGTCAGGGATCTCATCGCACAAAGTTCTCCTTTGTCAACCGTTCGCTGGTGCCAGCTAGATTATTCAACCTGTTTTCATCGGCGGGGCAAGCCAGTCTACTGCCTTTCCTACCGATGTATTTTCGTTTTATTGGATTAACAGCATTTCAAAGTGGAATCCTGGGAAGTGCAAAATCTTTGGTATCTTTTTGGGCTTTCCCATTGCTGAGAGTTGTagcagaaaaaacaaagaagagaaagTTGCTTCTTCTTGGGTTTCTTTTGGCTACCGTGATTTCTAATATTTCACTGGGATTAATCAACAACACGACGAATTTTCGATCGTACACTTGTAATGGGGGACAAATTGAAGAATCGGATATTTACTTCAATATATCAAGTGCCAATGGATCAAACCCGAGTTTTCTGAACGCATCAACGAAAAATACCGGAAAAATCACCACCTCAGATGAAGTAAACAATGCTCCGGTTACATCATTTGCGGAAGTTCAATCCACCGGAAATCACTCCAAGCTCTTCAATACGGAGATCACAAGTTTGAAAGTCGGCGATGCTGAAATAAGGGGATTTAATACTACAAGGTCGTTTCCTGGTGTAAACGGTGATACGTTAACCCATTCAAACTCTGTGGCTACTCATTTGGTTAATAATTCATTATTAAGCTTTAAACAATCCGTGGACAATAATTTTACAAGACTAGAGGTACAAAATGATTGGTACCTCCTCTATGGATTTAGAATGGATCGCACTTTCAAAATTTTACTGACTCTAGTGTTCTTCTGTGAGCTATTCTCATCTTCAAGCAGGGGAATAAGCAGAAGCTTATTGCTCGATATTATGCAACACGACAAAGGCTCCCGTTTAGGTAATAATGTCTGGGCCTCTGTTGGAACCATGCTTGGTGGTGGAGTATTAATATTAGCAATAGGGTATCATCGCTGTGACTTTGGGCTTCAAAATAGCTTTTACCTTCATTTTTACATATTTGGTTGTTTCGGTGCCTTGTCCTTCGTTCTTGGTGCAATACTAAAGGAACATGAAAGGAAGTCAATCCTGTGCCTAAAATTTGGAAAAACCTTTGCATATCTGTGTTGTGATGTGAACATGATCAGCTTTCTTGCTGTGCTTTTGGTGCTTGGAATGGCAGAGTCTCTGATGTTTAACTTCATGATGTGGTATCTGCAAGACATTGGAGCATCTATCACTGTCATGGCAACCATTGTTGTATTATCTGCCTTCTCAGAAATTCCAATGCAGTGCCTCTCAAAACGCATGATTCGTTGCTTTGGACATCACTGGGTGATCTTTCTGTCTTTGTTTTCTTATGGAGGCCGTTTCCTTTATTTTTCATACTTCAAAAATCCGTGGCTTATGGTTCCAATAGAAGTTCTACATGGGCTTTCATACACAGCAGTTCATTCAGCATGTGGATCATATGCAGCTGTAGTTTCTTTACATGGCACAGAAAAGACAATGAAAGTTATTTTCTCAACTGTGTATTATGGCTTTGGTATGGGTTTAGGAGGCATGGCTGTTGCTCTATTATACCAGCTTTATGGACCCACAATTGTGTTTCGCTGTGCTGCAGGAGTGTGTGCCATTTATGCACTGGTTTTTGCCTTGCTTCAGTGCATTCTTGTGCTGCCTGATGGTGACAGGAGTCATGGAAAATTAATGGAATATCAACAGATTAATTTGGATGGAGAAAGAGACTTTGCCTTGCAAGCAGACTGGTTGATGGAGGCCTTACGTGAAGATGGGGAAGATGAGACTCATTTTACAAAATGA